The Novosphingobium kaempferiae genome includes a window with the following:
- a CDS encoding SDR family NAD(P)-dependent oxidoreductase, producing the protein MTGASGGIGGAIARSLAGKGVPVVVHANSNLDAATALAAEIEAAGGQALAVAADVTDGAAVEAMVAQAVERFGRIGVLVNNAGICTSAPVGGMDAGMIDRELAVNVKSVVLVTQACLPHMGKGGAIVNLSSNLAFAPLPGMTLYCAAKAAVACLTQGFARELGAQGIRVNAVAPGATRTAMTAWIDDATLAAISGQTPLGRIGEPMDIAGAVTFLASAEASWITGRTLVIDGGLA; encoded by the coding sequence GTGACCGGCGCCTCGGGCGGCATCGGCGGAGCCATCGCCCGCTCGCTGGCCGGAAAGGGCGTTCCCGTCGTCGTCCATGCCAACAGCAACCTCGATGCCGCGACCGCGCTGGCGGCCGAGATCGAGGCTGCCGGGGGGCAGGCCCTCGCGGTCGCGGCGGACGTCACGGACGGGGCTGCGGTGGAGGCCATGGTCGCGCAGGCGGTCGAGCGTTTCGGCCGGATCGGCGTGCTGGTGAACAATGCGGGCATCTGCACTTCGGCTCCCGTCGGCGGGATGGATGCGGGCATGATCGACCGGGAACTGGCGGTGAACGTCAAGTCCGTGGTGCTGGTGACCCAGGCCTGCCTGCCGCACATGGGGAAGGGCGGGGCGATCGTCAATCTCAGCTCGAACCTCGCTTTCGCGCCGCTTCCGGGGATGACGCTCTATTGTGCGGCGAAGGCCGCCGTGGCCTGCCTGACGCAAGGTTTTGCGCGGGAACTGGGCGCGCAGGGCATCCGCGTCAACGCCGTCGCACCGGGGGCCACGCGCACCGCGATGACCGCGTGGATCGACGACGCGACGCTCGCCGCGATCAGCGGCCAGACCCCGCTCGGCCGCATCGGCGAGCCCATGGACATCGCCGGGGCCGTGACTTTCCTGGCTTCCGCCGAGGCGAGCTGGATCACCGGCCGCACGCTCGTCATCGACGGCGGACTTGCGTGA
- a CDS encoding MFS transporter — MALACGLLAANLYYAQPLISAIGADLRVADATLGLIVTMTQIGYCLGLLFVVPLADRLENRTLVCSMVAVAAVAMACAGMAKGIEPFFVAVTVAGLSSVGAQVLVPLAAHLAPEGRQGRVIGTVMAGLLTGIMLARPVSSALAGFGNWRLAFLVPSGLLAVLAVLLWFMLPRHRGAGSGSYGAILRSMAELFREEPLLRRRAFYQACLFCAFNLFWTAGPMMLQRQFGLSHEQIALFALAGAGGALAAPIAGRFADRGLTRQGTVIAMCALGLSFALTAPALAIGSVLLLAVLAIVLDAGTQGNQVLSQNVVYALRPHARGRINAIYMSLMFIGGALGSAMAPLLYVRGGWTACAAAGAGLALVALLAFATERRG; from the coding sequence ATGGCCCTCGCCTGCGGGTTGCTGGCAGCGAATCTCTACTATGCGCAGCCGCTGATTTCGGCGATCGGCGCAGACCTCCGCGTCGCCGATGCGACGCTGGGCCTGATCGTGACGATGACGCAGATCGGCTACTGCCTCGGCCTGCTGTTCGTGGTGCCGCTGGCCGACCGGCTGGAGAACCGCACGCTGGTCTGCTCGATGGTCGCGGTGGCGGCGGTGGCGATGGCCTGCGCGGGCATGGCTAAAGGAATCGAGCCGTTCTTCGTCGCGGTCACCGTCGCGGGCCTGTCCTCGGTCGGCGCGCAGGTGCTGGTCCCCCTCGCCGCGCATCTCGCGCCCGAGGGACGGCAGGGCCGGGTGATCGGCACGGTCATGGCGGGGCTGCTGACCGGCATCATGCTCGCCCGCCCGGTGTCGAGCGCGCTGGCCGGTTTCGGCAACTGGCGGCTCGCCTTCCTCGTCCCCTCGGGCCTGCTGGCGGTGCTCGCGGTGCTGCTGTGGTTCATGCTGCCGCGCCATCGCGGTGCGGGCAGCGGCAGCTACGGCGCGATCCTGCGCTCGATGGCCGAACTGTTCCGCGAGGAACCGCTGCTGCGCCGCCGCGCCTTCTATCAGGCCTGCCTGTTCTGCGCCTTCAACCTGTTCTGGACCGCCGGGCCGATGATGCTCCAGCGCCAGTTCGGCCTCAGCCACGAGCAGATCGCGCTGTTCGCTCTTGCCGGAGCCGGCGGCGCACTGGCCGCGCCCATCGCCGGACGCTTCGCCGACCGTGGCCTGACGCGGCAGGGCACCGTCATTGCCATGTGCGCGCTCGGCCTCAGCTTCGCGCTGACGGCGCCCGCGCTGGCGATCGGATCGGTGCTGCTGCTGGCGGTGCTGGCCATCGTCCTCGACGCCGGGACGCAGGGCAACCAAGTGCTCAGCCAGAACGTCGTCTACGCCCTGCGCCCCCACGCGCGCGGGCGGATCAACGCGATCTACATGTCGCTGATGTTCATCGGCGGCGCGCTGGGGTCGGCCATGGCCCCGCTGCTCTACGTGCGCGGCGGCTGGACGGCCTGCGCCGCGGCGGGCGCCGGGCTGGCGCTGGTGGCGCTGCTCGCCTTCGCGACCGAGCGGAGGGGGTGA
- a CDS encoding nuclear transport factor 2 family protein — MKTVLAMALALGAASAVSAADAPAAHDARWEAAKAAIWTKELAIYEGRGRGDLSLYLGNTATNYVAWPPFNEVPKGNEGLRATGAAMKGKTKERLEMTFLDLALNGDTAVVYYKTHRTMKADGSLADEHFEVTHTWVMQDGTWKVLGGMARARPQR, encoded by the coding sequence ATGAAGACGGTTCTGGCAATGGCGCTGGCGCTCGGAGCGGCTTCGGCAGTCTCGGCGGCGGATGCTCCGGCGGCGCACGATGCGCGCTGGGAAGCCGCGAAGGCGGCGATCTGGACCAAGGAACTGGCGATCTACGAAGGCCGGGGCCGGGGCGACCTCTCGCTCTACCTCGGCAATACCGCCACCAACTACGTCGCCTGGCCGCCGTTCAACGAAGTGCCCAAGGGCAACGAGGGCCTGCGCGCCACCGGAGCGGCGATGAAGGGCAAGACGAAGGAGCGTCTGGAGATGACGTTCCTCGACCTCGCGCTCAACGGCGATACGGCGGTGGTCTACTACAAGACCCACCGCACCATGAAGGCCGACGGCTCGCTCGCCGACGAGCATTTCGAGGTGACGCATACCTGGGTCATGCAGGACGGCACCTGGAAGGTGCTGGGCGGCATGGCCCGCGCCCGCCCGCAGCGCTGA
- a CDS encoding polysaccharide deacetylase family protein, with product MTLDPGYLEYPMRRKGMDHDLYSWSNIAERAPLALPGGAKVAVAPLVSLEWFPIVPGEAPFRAPGHMQTAYPDYRHYTAREYGTRVGFYRLLDAFAKVGAKATIAVNSAIAERYSTIIADILAAGHEIVAHATDMDATIDSTVPEDRERAMIVAARDTLAQAMGSAPKGWMSIARQQSWNTPRLLVEEGFGYCLDWVNDDLPYVQTTSAGPLVAVPYNHELSDRQVIVVQQHSAESYVEQMKDAHAWLSSEAAPRVLPLHLTPYVMGLPFRMGAFEGLLEWLAAQPGTVFATAGELAAALPGEDA from the coding sequence ATGACCCTCGATCCCGGCTATCTCGAATATCCGATGCGCCGCAAGGGCATGGACCATGACCTCTACTCCTGGTCCAACATCGCCGAGCGCGCGCCGCTGGCGCTGCCGGGCGGGGCGAAGGTGGCGGTCGCGCCGCTCGTCAGCCTCGAATGGTTCCCCATCGTTCCCGGCGAAGCGCCGTTCCGCGCGCCCGGGCACATGCAGACGGCCTATCCGGACTACCGCCACTACACCGCGCGCGAATACGGGACGCGGGTGGGCTTCTACCGCCTGCTCGATGCCTTCGCGAAAGTCGGTGCGAAGGCGACCATCGCGGTGAACTCCGCGATCGCCGAGCGCTATTCGACGATCATCGCCGACATCCTCGCGGCGGGGCACGAGATCGTCGCCCACGCCACCGACATGGACGCGACGATAGACAGCACCGTGCCCGAGGACCGCGAGCGCGCCATGATCGTCGCCGCGCGCGATACGCTGGCGCAGGCGATGGGTTCGGCCCCGAAGGGCTGGATGTCGATCGCCCGCCAGCAGAGCTGGAACACGCCGCGCCTGCTGGTGGAGGAGGGCTTCGGCTATTGCCTCGACTGGGTGAACGACGATCTGCCCTATGTGCAGACCACCAGTGCCGGGCCGCTGGTCGCAGTGCCCTACAACCACGAACTGTCCGACCGGCAGGTGATCGTGGTGCAGCAGCACTCGGCGGAAAGCTACGTCGAGCAGATGAAGGACGCCCATGCGTGGCTGTCGTCCGAGGCCGCGCCGCGCGTGCTGCCGCTGCACCTGACGCCCTATGTGATGGGCCTGCCGTTCCGCATGGGCGCGTTCGAGGGCCTGCTCGAATGGCTGGCCGCGCAGCCCGGCACGGTCTTCGCGACGGCGGGCGAACTTGCCGCCGCACTCCCGGGAGAAGACGCATGA